One genomic segment of Streptomyces sp. RKND-216 includes these proteins:
- a CDS encoding methyltransferase domain-containing protein: protein MARDDAVYTHGHHDSVLRSHRWRTAENSAGYLLPRLRPGMRVLDVGCGPGTITADLATAVGPEGHVTGIDAAPGVLTQARETAAERAVPNVEFAVGDVYAPAYPDASFDVVHAHQVLQHLGDPVGAMRAMRRVCRPGGVVAARDSDYAAMTWYPRVPGLDAWLDLYRRVARANGGEPDAGRHLYAWAREAGFAEVSATASAWCFTGAEERSWWSGLWAERTVSSGYARRAVDGGHATSAALPRIADAWREWGACEDGWFAVLHGEVLCRDPAA from the coding sequence ATGGCACGGGACGACGCCGTCTACACGCACGGCCACCACGACTCCGTACTGCGCTCCCACCGCTGGCGCACGGCCGAGAACTCGGCGGGGTACCTGCTGCCGCGGCTGCGGCCGGGCATGCGGGTGCTGGACGTGGGGTGCGGGCCGGGGACGATCACGGCCGACCTCGCCACGGCCGTGGGGCCGGAAGGACACGTGACCGGCATCGACGCCGCCCCCGGCGTGCTTACGCAGGCACGGGAGACCGCGGCCGAACGTGCGGTGCCGAACGTGGAGTTCGCCGTCGGGGACGTGTACGCGCCGGCGTACCCGGACGCCTCGTTCGACGTGGTGCACGCCCACCAGGTCCTCCAGCACCTGGGCGACCCGGTGGGCGCGATGCGCGCGATGCGGCGGGTGTGCCGGCCCGGCGGCGTCGTCGCGGCTCGGGACTCCGACTACGCGGCCATGACCTGGTACCCACGGGTGCCCGGCCTGGACGCGTGGCTGGACCTGTACCGCCGGGTCGCCCGGGCCAACGGCGGCGAGCCGGACGCCGGGCGGCACCTGTACGCCTGGGCACGGGAGGCGGGCTTCGCGGAGGTGTCCGCCACCGCGTCGGCCTGGTGCTTCACCGGAGCGGAGGAACGCTCCTGGTGGAGCGGGCTGTGGGCGGAACGCACGGTGTCGTCCGGATACGCCCGCCGGGCCGTCGACGGCGGCCACGCGACCAGCGCCGCGCTGCCGCGCATCGCGGACGCGTGGCGGGAGTGGGGCGCGTGCGAGGACGGCTGGTTCGCCGTGCTGCACGGCGAGGTGCTGTGCCGCGACCCCGCCGCCTGA
- the msrB gene encoding peptide-methionine (R)-S-oxide reductase MsrB: MAYEIDKPDEQWRAELSPEEYRVLRQAGTERPFTGAYTDTETTGVYHCRACGAELFRSGTKFASHCGWPSFYDPSDSDAVELISDHSMGMTRTEVRCARCGSHLGHVFEGEGYPTPTDQRYCINSVSLRLEPIDT, from the coding sequence ATGGCCTACGAGATCGACAAGCCGGACGAGCAGTGGCGCGCCGAGCTCTCCCCGGAGGAGTACCGGGTGCTGCGCCAGGCCGGGACGGAGCGCCCGTTCACCGGCGCCTACACGGACACCGAGACCACCGGCGTGTACCACTGCCGTGCCTGCGGGGCGGAACTGTTCCGGTCCGGCACGAAGTTCGCGTCGCACTGCGGGTGGCCGTCGTTCTACGACCCGTCGGACAGCGACGCGGTGGAGCTGATCTCCGACCACTCGATGGGCATGACCCGCACCGAGGTGCGCTGTGCCCGCTGCGGCTCCCACCTGGGCCACGTCTTCGAGGGCGAGGGCTACCCCACCCCCACCGACCAGCGCTACTGCATCAACTCCGTCTCCCTCCGCCTCGAGCCCATCGACACCTGA
- the murC gene encoding UDP-N-acetylmuramate--L-alanine ligase — MPPTPTTAAVPPAMERPHFIGIGGAGMSGIARILTARGADVAGSDARESPTVTALRQAGATVHVGHDSAHLATDATCVVVSSAIRPDNPELRAAAERGLPVVHRSDALAALMEGRRALAVAGTHGKTTTTSMLAVSLGSLGLEPSYAIGGDLDGPGTNAAHGDGDLFVAEADESDRSFHKYAPEAAIILNVELDHHANYASMDEIYESFETFVGRIRTGGTLVISADHEGARELTGRVRGREGLNVVTYGECDDADVRVLRVVPHGLTSRVAVELDGKELDFIVSVPGRHYAHNAVAALAAGVATGVPADGLADALRTYTGVNRRLQLKGEARGVQVIDTYAHHPTEMTADLEAIRSGLPEDARVLVLFQPHLFSRTQELATEMGEALTLADASAVLDIYPAREDPIPGVTSALIIDAALAAGADVQHAPFRDTAPDLLAGMAKPGDVVLTMGAGDVTDLGPLILARLAD, encoded by the coding sequence ATGCCGCCGACGCCGACAACCGCCGCCGTGCCGCCCGCCATGGAACGTCCGCACTTCATCGGCATCGGCGGCGCCGGCATGTCCGGCATCGCGCGCATCCTCACCGCCCGCGGAGCGGACGTCGCCGGCAGCGACGCCCGCGAGTCGCCCACCGTCACCGCGCTGCGCCAGGCCGGCGCCACCGTGCACGTCGGCCACGACAGCGCCCACCTCGCCACCGACGCGACCTGCGTCGTCGTCTCCAGCGCCATCCGCCCCGACAACCCGGAGCTGCGCGCGGCGGCCGAGCGCGGCCTCCCCGTCGTGCACCGTTCCGATGCGCTCGCCGCGCTGATGGAGGGCCGCCGCGCCCTCGCCGTGGCCGGCACCCACGGCAAGACCACCACCACCTCCATGCTGGCCGTCAGCCTCGGTTCCCTCGGCCTGGAGCCGTCGTACGCCATCGGCGGCGACCTCGACGGCCCGGGAACCAACGCCGCCCACGGCGACGGGGACCTCTTCGTGGCCGAGGCCGACGAGAGCGACCGCAGCTTCCACAAGTACGCCCCCGAAGCGGCGATCATCCTCAACGTGGAGCTGGATCACCACGCCAACTACGCTTCGATGGACGAGATCTACGAGTCGTTCGAGACGTTCGTCGGCCGTATCCGCACCGGCGGCACGCTGGTGATCTCCGCCGACCACGAGGGCGCCCGCGAGCTGACCGGCCGGGTCCGCGGACGCGAGGGTCTGAACGTGGTCACGTACGGCGAGTGCGACGACGCCGACGTCCGTGTCCTCCGCGTCGTCCCGCACGGTCTCACCAGCCGGGTCGCCGTCGAACTGGACGGCAAGGAGCTCGACTTCATCGTCTCCGTGCCCGGGCGCCACTACGCGCACAACGCCGTCGCCGCGCTCGCCGCCGGCGTGGCGACGGGCGTTCCCGCCGACGGCCTCGCGGACGCCCTGCGCACGTACACCGGCGTGAACCGGCGCCTCCAGCTCAAGGGGGAGGCCAGGGGCGTGCAGGTCATCGACACCTACGCGCACCACCCCACGGAGATGACCGCCGACCTGGAGGCCATCCGCAGCGGGCTGCCGGAGGACGCACGGGTCCTGGTCCTCTTCCAGCCGCACCTCTTCAGCCGCACCCAGGAGCTGGCCACCGAGATGGGGGAGGCCCTCACCCTCGCCGACGCCTCCGCCGTCCTCGACATCTACCCGGCCCGGGAGGACCCGATCCCCGGCGTGACCAGTGCACTGATCATCGACGCGGCCCTCGCCGCCGGGGCCGACGTCCAGCACGCTCCCTTCCGCGACACCGCTCCGGACCTGCTCGCCGGAATGGCGAAGCCCGGTGATGTCGTTCTCACCATGGGAGCGGGCGACGTGACGGACCTCGGCCCGCTGATCCTCGCCCGCCTCGCCGACTGA
- a CDS encoding family 2 encapsulin nanocompartment cargo protein terpene cyclase: MSDPDTGPPLPGPPPGPGGAARTLVRPVPVPDARGSCGTGDGAAGLPGRVTSGAGGGVLEGLLDGPRGLGTAGLYPARAGASAEPGAPTEGAGAPAEGAAIPGLYHHPVPEPDPVRVAEVDRRIKAWAVDEARAYPPEWEDQFDGFAVGRYMVACHPDAPTVDHLMIATRLMVAENAVDDCYCEDHGGSPIGLGSRLLLAHTALDPLHTVREYEPAWDESLASDGPRRAYRSAMEYFRRQATPAQTDRYRHDMSRLHLGYLAEAAWAQAEQVPEVWEYLAMRQFNNFRPCPTITDTVGGYELPADLHARPDTQRVIALGSNATTVVNDLYSYTKELKSPGTHLNLPVVIAEREGLCEREAYLKAIGIHNELMHAFEAEAAALAAACPIPSLLRFLRGVAAWVDGNHYWHQTNTYRYSLPDFW, encoded by the coding sequence ATGTCCGACCCCGACACCGGTCCCCCGCTGCCCGGCCCTCCGCCGGGGCCCGGCGGGGCCGCGAGAACGCTCGTCCGGCCCGTGCCCGTGCCCGACGCCCGCGGGAGCTGCGGCACTGGCGACGGCGCGGCCGGCCTGCCGGGCAGGGTCACGAGCGGCGCGGGCGGCGGCGTGCTCGAGGGACTGCTGGACGGCCCGCGCGGCCTGGGCACAGCCGGGTTGTACCCGGCCCGCGCCGGGGCGTCCGCCGAGCCGGGGGCCCCGACAGAGGGCGCGGGGGCTCCGGCGGAGGGCGCGGCGATCCCCGGCCTGTACCACCACCCCGTGCCGGAACCGGACCCCGTACGAGTGGCGGAGGTGGACCGCAGGATCAAGGCGTGGGCCGTGGACGAGGCCCGGGCGTATCCGCCGGAGTGGGAGGACCAGTTCGACGGCTTCGCCGTCGGGCGCTACATGGTCGCCTGCCACCCGGACGCCCCCACCGTCGACCATCTGATGATCGCCACGCGGCTGATGGTCGCCGAGAACGCCGTGGACGACTGCTACTGCGAGGACCACGGCGGCTCCCCCATCGGCCTGGGCAGCCGGCTGCTTCTGGCGCACACGGCGCTCGATCCCCTGCACACCGTGCGGGAGTACGAGCCGGCGTGGGACGAGTCCCTCGCGTCGGACGGGCCCCGCCGCGCCTACCGCTCCGCCATGGAGTACTTCCGGCGGCAGGCCACCCCCGCCCAGACGGACCGGTACCGGCACGACATGAGCCGGCTCCACCTGGGATACCTCGCGGAGGCGGCCTGGGCCCAGGCCGAGCAGGTGCCCGAGGTGTGGGAGTACCTGGCGATGCGCCAGTTCAACAACTTCCGTCCCTGTCCGACGATCACCGACACCGTCGGCGGCTACGAACTCCCGGCGGACCTGCACGCGCGGCCCGACACGCAGCGGGTCATCGCGCTCGGCAGCAACGCCACCACTGTCGTCAACGACCTGTACTCCTACACCAAGGAGCTGAAGAGCCCGGGCACGCACCTCAACCTGCCCGTGGTGATCGCCGAGCGGGAGGGCCTCTGTGAACGGGAGGCGTACCTGAAGGCGATCGGGATCCACAACGAGCTCATGCACGCCTTCGAGGCCGAGGCCGCCGCCCTGGCCGCCGCCTGCCCCATCCCCTCCCTGCTGCGCTTTCTGCGCGGCGTGGCCGCGTGGGTGGACGGCAACCACTACTGGCACCAGACCAACACCTACCGCTACAGCCTGCCTGATTTCTGGTGA
- a CDS encoding geranyl diphosphate 2-C-methyltransferase produces MTSNQSTDLKVPAPFVPAPASPYQGEIARYWDQEARPVNLRLGDVDGLYHHHYGVGEVDRDALGDTGDGDYEKRLIAELHRLESAQTQVLLDHLGPVGRDDTLVDAGCGRGGSMVMAHRRFACKVEGLTLSTKQADFANRRARELGVADRVRARVCNMLDMPFESGRAAASWNNESSMYVDLQDLFAEHSRVLGTGGRYVAITGCWNPRHGQPSKWVSQINAHFECNIHSRREYLRAMADNRLVPAAVVDLTEATLPYWELRATSSLVTGIEEAFINSYRDGSFQYLLIAADRV; encoded by the coding sequence GTGACGAGCAACCAGTCGACCGACCTCAAGGTTCCCGCCCCGTTCGTCCCCGCGCCCGCGTCGCCCTACCAGGGGGAGATCGCCCGGTACTGGGACCAGGAGGCCCGGCCGGTGAACCTCCGTCTCGGTGACGTCGACGGGCTCTATCACCACCACTACGGGGTCGGCGAGGTCGACCGCGACGCCCTGGGAGACACCGGCGACGGCGACTACGAGAAGCGGCTGATCGCCGAACTGCACCGTCTGGAGTCGGCCCAGACGCAGGTCCTGCTGGACCACCTCGGCCCCGTGGGACGTGACGACACGCTCGTGGACGCCGGCTGCGGCCGGGGCGGGTCGATGGTCATGGCCCACCGGCGCTTCGCCTGCAAGGTCGAGGGCCTCACCCTGTCGACCAAGCAGGCCGACTTCGCCAACCGGCGCGCACGCGAACTCGGCGTCGCGGACCGGGTACGGGCCCGGGTGTGCAACATGCTCGACATGCCGTTCGAGTCGGGTCGGGCCGCAGCCTCCTGGAACAACGAGTCGAGCATGTACGTCGACCTGCAGGACCTGTTCGCGGAGCACTCCCGGGTCCTCGGCACCGGCGGCCGCTACGTGGCGATCACCGGCTGCTGGAACCCGCGCCACGGCCAGCCCTCGAAGTGGGTCTCCCAGATCAACGCGCACTTCGAGTGCAACATCCACTCCCGCCGGGAGTACCTGCGCGCGATGGCCGACAACCGTCTCGTGCCGGCGGCGGTCGTCGACCTGACGGAGGCGACCCTGCCCTACTGGGAGCTGCGGGCCACCTCCTCCCTGGTCACGGGGATCGAGGAGGCGTTCATCAACTCCTACCGGGACGGCTCCTTCCAGTACCTCCTGATCGCCGCCGACCGGGTCTGA
- a CDS encoding indole-3-glycerol phosphate synthase, protein MFTTVLMIEKPLVSDDVEMVTTLHGDETVSFVVLMQPRGDQDRLLRALDDVALGALDQVVHEGEEPEGGAASQPARRALEHSLRALRETGAEAVGRIIERHPLDVLTSVVDETRADEVIVLTAPHLVEEFFHRDWASRARHKVGVPVLKLFAHTT, encoded by the coding sequence GTGTTCACGACCGTGCTGATGATCGAGAAGCCGCTGGTGTCCGACGACGTCGAGATGGTCACCACGCTGCACGGGGACGAGACCGTCTCCTTCGTCGTCCTGATGCAGCCCCGCGGCGATCAGGACCGGCTGCTGCGCGCCCTCGACGACGTCGCACTCGGCGCACTGGACCAGGTTGTCCACGAGGGGGAGGAACCGGAGGGCGGCGCGGCGTCGCAGCCCGCGCGGCGCGCGCTGGAGCACTCGCTCAGAGCACTGCGGGAGACGGGTGCGGAGGCGGTGGGCCGGATCATCGAGCGGCACCCGCTCGACGTGCTGACCTCCGTCGTCGACGAGACCCGCGCCGACGAGGTGATCGTGCTGACCGCACCCCACCTGGTGGAGGAGTTCTTCCACCGGGACTGGGCCTCCCGTGCCCGCCACAAGGTCGGGGTCCCCGTCCTCAAGCTCTTCGCGCACACCACGTAG
- a CDS encoding pyrimidine reductase family protein — translation MRRLFPADTPGTAESAARDEERSNTEWSLDALADAYAYPDWAGPSGGGRSYLRANMVSSLDGAAHHGGRSQPLSSAADMRIFGVLRALADVVVVGAETVRQEGYRPARRREAFAARRDAAGQGPAPAVAVVSASLALDFSLPLFAEPLVPTLVLTGAGAPEERMRAAREAGVEVVVAGDSALVDPALVPGALAERGLTRQLTEGGPTLLGRLTAAGVLDELCLAVSPRVALGSAARVMNGPVLDTPADFRLHSLLEEDGFLFSRYRKIGKSAE, via the coding sequence ATGCGACGCCTGTTCCCCGCCGACACGCCCGGGACCGCCGAGTCCGCAGCCCGCGACGAGGAGCGGTCGAACACCGAGTGGAGCCTGGACGCGCTCGCGGATGCCTACGCCTACCCGGACTGGGCCGGACCGTCCGGCGGTGGCCGTTCGTACCTGCGCGCCAACATGGTGTCCTCACTGGACGGCGCGGCCCACCACGGCGGGCGTTCGCAGCCGCTGTCCTCCGCTGCCGACATGCGGATCTTCGGCGTGCTGCGCGCACTGGCGGACGTGGTGGTCGTGGGAGCGGAGACGGTGCGGCAGGAGGGGTACCGCCCGGCACGCCGCCGCGAGGCCTTCGCAGCCCGGCGCGACGCGGCCGGGCAGGGCCCCGCGCCCGCCGTCGCCGTGGTCAGCGCGAGCCTGGCACTGGACTTCTCGCTGCCCCTCTTCGCCGAGCCGCTGGTTCCCACGCTGGTGCTCACTGGTGCCGGGGCCCCGGAGGAGCGGATGCGGGCGGCCCGAGAGGCCGGGGTGGAGGTCGTGGTGGCGGGTGACAGCGCCCTGGTCGACCCCGCGCTCGTGCCCGGCGCCCTGGCCGAGCGTGGGCTCACCCGCCAGCTCACCGAGGGCGGTCCGACGCTGCTGGGCCGGCTGACCGCCGCCGGCGTGCTGGACGAGCTGTGCCTGGCGGTCTCGCCCCGGGTGGCGCTGGGTTCCGCCGCGCGGGTGATGAACGGCCCGGTGCTCGACACGCCCGCCGACTTCCGCCTCCACTCCCTCCTGGAGGAGGACGGCTTCCTGTTCTCCCGCTACCGCAAGATCGGCAAATCGGCGGAATGA
- the zapE gene encoding cell division protein ZapE: MKGVSTSPSPTDPAHVPDGAADGSAPGSLSSREPRVPPERLVAEMVPPPRFDSVRFENYLPDPAQPSQREAVEVLSGFAAGIGGTDRAGGRKRRWFRRERHGGATAARGPRGVYLDGGYGVGKTHLLASLWHAAPAPAEQKAFGTFVELTNLVGALGFQQTVRTLGGHRLLCIDEFELDDPGDTVLVSSLLSRLVEQGVALAATSNTLPGRLGEGRFAAADFLREIQGLSAHFRPLRIDGEDYRHRGLPEAPAPARDEEVQRAAQATPGATLDDFSALLDHLSSVHPSRYGALCADVAAVCLTGVQPVPDQSTALRLVVLADRLYDREVPVLASGVPFDRLFSEEMLAGGYRKKYFRAISRLTALARDAAELRPA; this comes from the coding sequence ATGAAGGGCGTGTCCACCTCCCCCTCCCCCACCGATCCCGCCCACGTCCCCGACGGTGCCGCCGACGGGTCCGCGCCCGGCTCCCTGAGTTCCCGCGAGCCGCGGGTGCCGCCGGAGCGGCTGGTGGCCGAGATGGTGCCGCCTCCCCGCTTCGACTCGGTGCGGTTCGAGAACTACCTCCCCGATCCGGCGCAGCCGAGCCAGCGGGAGGCGGTCGAGGTGCTGAGCGGCTTCGCCGCGGGCATCGGCGGGACGGACCGGGCGGGCGGCAGGAAGCGGCGCTGGTTCCGCCGCGAGCGCCACGGCGGCGCGACGGCCGCGCGGGGCCCGCGCGGCGTCTATCTCGACGGCGGGTACGGCGTCGGCAAGACGCACCTGCTGGCCTCGCTGTGGCACGCGGCGCCCGCGCCCGCGGAGCAGAAGGCCTTCGGCACGTTCGTCGAGCTGACGAACCTGGTCGGCGCGCTCGGCTTCCAGCAGACGGTGCGCACGCTGGGCGGCCACCGGCTGCTGTGCATCGACGAGTTCGAACTCGACGACCCGGGCGACACGGTACTGGTGTCCTCCCTGCTCAGCCGGCTCGTCGAGCAGGGCGTGGCGCTGGCGGCCACCTCCAACACGCTGCCCGGCAGGCTGGGCGAGGGGCGGTTCGCCGCCGCGGACTTCCTGCGCGAGATCCAGGGCCTCTCCGCGCACTTCCGCCCGCTGCGCATCGACGGCGAGGACTACCGCCACCGCGGGCTGCCCGAGGCCCCGGCACCGGCGCGGGACGAGGAGGTCCAGCGTGCCGCGCAGGCCACGCCGGGCGCCACGCTGGACGACTTCTCCGCTCTGCTGGACCACCTCTCCTCCGTCCACCCCAGCCGCTACGGCGCGCTGTGCGCGGACGTCGCGGCGGTGTGCCTGACGGGCGTCCAGCCGGTGCCCGACCAGTCGACGGCGCTGCGCCTGGTAGTGCTCGCCGACCGCCTCTACGACCGCGAGGTGCCGGTGCTGGCCTCCGGGGTGCCGTTCGACCGGCTGTTCAGCGAGGAGATGCTGGCAGGCGGCTACCGGAAGAAGTACTTCCGCGCCATCTCCCGGCTCACCGCCCTGGCCCGGGACGCCGCGGAGCTGCGCCCGGCGTGA
- a CDS encoding alkaline phosphatase PhoX, which produces MSTSRRQVLAGSGALGVGIAFSGTISEVFAGTASAAGHGRDGYGPLVPDPDGLLDLPRGFRYKVLSREGEEMRSGEGKVPSNADGMAAFAAGRRDHDRRGGGRRDRTWLVRNHENRMESRQAVPTVRGLTYDPAAEGGCTLLELDSDLDVRDERVGIAGTSTNCAGGPSLWGTWLTCEETEFKAGEEGYTKDHGYIFEVGFRREHRTVPEPLTAMGRFQHEAIAMDPRNGVVYETEDAFDFPFGLFYRFLPNRPKGGFDSLRAGGTLQAMRVPDVPDLSAIDEPGASFDGIEWIDVPDPLARETPIRNQDFGRGGITHAQKLEGCYWGGRSVYFVSSYAKSAEGSAGDHYGQVWRYDPHRNRLTLVVVFGPDSDLDMPGEEPDNICLAPSGGLMVCEDGQGAQHVYGLTHRGDVYPMARNRQNVGTPEEPAWGEFAGVTFTPDNRTMFVNCYDPGTTFAVTGPFRRH; this is translated from the coding sequence ATGTCCACCTCACGACGTCAAGTACTGGCCGGCTCGGGTGCCTTGGGAGTGGGCATCGCCTTCTCCGGAACGATCTCCGAGGTCTTCGCAGGGACCGCCTCAGCGGCGGGCCACGGCCGGGACGGCTACGGCCCGCTCGTGCCGGACCCGGACGGCCTCCTGGACCTGCCGCGCGGCTTCCGTTACAAGGTGCTCTCCCGCGAGGGCGAGGAGATGCGTTCCGGCGAGGGCAAGGTGCCGAGCAACGCGGACGGCATGGCGGCCTTTGCCGCCGGGCGCCGCGACCACGACCGCCGGGGCGGTGGGCGGCGCGACCGCACCTGGCTGGTCCGCAACCACGAGAACCGCATGGAGTCGCGGCAGGCCGTGCCCACGGTGCGGGGGCTCACCTACGACCCCGCCGCGGAGGGCGGCTGCACGCTGCTGGAGCTGGACAGCGACCTCGACGTGCGCGACGAGCGGGTCGGCATCGCGGGCACCTCGACCAACTGCGCGGGCGGTCCGTCCCTCTGGGGCACGTGGCTGACCTGTGAGGAAACCGAGTTCAAGGCCGGCGAGGAGGGCTACACCAAGGACCACGGCTACATCTTCGAGGTCGGCTTCCGCCGGGAGCACCGCACGGTCCCGGAGCCGCTCACCGCGATGGGCCGCTTCCAGCACGAGGCCATCGCGATGGACCCGCGCAACGGCGTCGTGTACGAGACCGAGGACGCGTTCGACTTCCCCTTCGGCCTCTTCTACCGCTTCCTGCCGAACCGGCCGAAGGGCGGCTTCGACTCGCTGCGCGCGGGCGGCACGCTGCAGGCCATGCGGGTGCCGGACGTGCCGGACCTCTCGGCGATCGACGAGCCGGGGGCGAGCTTCGACGGCATCGAGTGGATCGACGTCCCCGACCCGCTGGCGCGGGAGACCCCGATCCGCAACCAGGACTTCGGGCGCGGCGGCATCACGCACGCGCAGAAGCTGGAGGGCTGCTACTGGGGCGGCCGCAGCGTCTACTTCGTCTCCTCCTACGCCAAGAGCGCGGAGGGCTCGGCCGGCGACCACTACGGCCAGGTGTGGCGCTACGACCCGCACCGGAACAGGCTCACGCTGGTCGTGGTGTTCGGACCGGACAGCGACCTGGACATGCCCGGCGAGGAGCCGGACAACATCTGCCTGGCGCCCAGCGGCGGCCTGATGGTCTGCGAGGACGGGCAGGGCGCCCAGCACGTCTACGGCCTCACCCACCGCGGCGACGTCTACCCGATGGCGCGCAACCGGCAGAACGTCGGCACCCCGGAGGAGCCCGCGTGGGGCGAGTTCGCCGGTGTCACCTTCACGCCGGACAACCGCACGATGTTCGTGAACTGCTACGACCCCGGCACCACGTTCGCCGTGACCGGGCCTTTCCGGCGGCACTGA
- the hemQ gene encoding hydrogen peroxide-dependent heme synthase gives MTAEPERAANAGKKAKDLNEVIRYTLWSVFRLREVLPDDRAGYADEVEELYAQLAAKDVVVRGTYDVSGLRADADVMIWWHAETADALQDAYNRFRRTELGRALEPVWSNMALHRPAEFNKSHIPAFLADERPRDYLCVYPFVRSYDWYLLPDEDRRRMLADHGRMARGYPDVRANTVASFALGDYEWLLAFEADELHRIVDLMRHLRASEARRHVREEVPFYTGRRKPVSELVTGLA, from the coding sequence ATGACTGCTGAACCGGAGAGGGCCGCGAACGCGGGCAAGAAGGCCAAGGACCTCAACGAGGTCATCCGCTACACGCTCTGGTCGGTCTTCCGGCTGCGCGAGGTGCTCCCGGACGACCGCGCCGGCTACGCCGACGAGGTCGAGGAGCTGTACGCGCAGCTCGCAGCGAAGGACGTCGTCGTCCGCGGCACCTACGACGTCTCCGGGCTGCGCGCCGACGCGGACGTCATGATCTGGTGGCACGCCGAGACCGCCGACGCCCTCCAGGACGCCTACAACCGCTTCCGCCGCACGGAGCTGGGACGCGCGCTGGAGCCGGTGTGGTCCAACATGGCGCTGCACCGCCCCGCCGAGTTCAACAAGTCGCACATCCCCGCGTTCCTCGCCGACGAGCGGCCGCGCGACTACCTGTGCGTGTACCCCTTCGTGCGCAGCTACGACTGGTACCTGCTGCCCGACGAGGACCGGCGCCGGATGCTCGCCGACCACGGCAGGATGGCCCGCGGCTACCCCGACGTGCGCGCCAACACCGTGGCGTCGTTCGCGCTGGGCGACTACGAGTGGCTGCTCGCCTTCGAGGCGGACGAACTGCACCGCATCGTGGACCTCATGCGCCACCTGCGCGCCTCGGAGGCCCGCCGCCACGTGCGCGAGGAGGTCCCCTTCTACACCGGCCGCCGCAAGCCGGTCTCGGAACTCGTCACCGGTCTCGCGTAG